From one Lycium ferocissimum isolate CSIRO_LF1 chromosome 5, AGI_CSIRO_Lferr_CH_V1, whole genome shotgun sequence genomic stretch:
- the LOC132057593 gene encoding uncharacterized protein LOC132057593 — MTPFQALYGYEPPQPTFELIAQTKVESVNQLLKERKILSKQLKKNLIKAQSRMKHYADSTRSEREIEIGDLIFIKLQPYRQTSVALRKNLKLASKFFGPYPVIKKISPLIGISPSKQAPNVFPVKEPPFSTPDGQLIAEPIAILDRRMVKKRNIASTQVLVQRANLAPEDATWEDFTFFTTQFPEFQP, encoded by the exons ATGACTCCATTTCAAGCCTTGTATGGTTACGAGCCTCCGCAACCAACCTTCGAACTCATTGCTCAAACCAAGGTCGAATCAGTCAATCAATTACTAAAAGAGAGGAAGATTTTAAGCAAGCAACTCAAGAAGAATCTGATCAAAGCTCAATCACGCATGAAGCATTATGCAGATAGCACAAGGAGTGAACGAGAAATCGAAATTGGTGATCTGATTTTCATCAAACTTCAACCCTATCGACAGACCTCTGTGGCTCTACGGAAGAATCTCAAATTGGCGTCAAAGTTCTTTGGTCCTTACCCTGTGATTAAGAAGATCAGTCCG cttataggcataagcccatccaaacaggctcctaATGTTTTCCCGGTAAAGGAACCTCCTTTTAGCACCCCAGATGGTCAGCTAATAGCAGAACCCATTGCAATTCTCGATCGGAGGATGGTGAAGAAGAGAAACATAGCTTCGACCCAAGTTCTTGTGCAAAGGGCCAATTTGGCTCCGGAAGACGCAACCTGGGAAGATTTCACCTTCTTCACTACGCAATTTCCAGAGTTCCAACCTTGA
- the LOC132056204 gene encoding trans-resveratrol di-O-methyltransferase-like, producing the protein MASDDNIGDEAREVLAAQAHIWNHTFNYISSMSLKCAIQLGIPDIIHSHGRPMMLSDLVNALPINKAKGQECIYRLMSILVHGGFFIQTKINDEEGYLLTPTSRLLLKDEPLSLVPFVQMQLDPIIMDSSHSLSEWFKNSDSTPFKTAHGKPFFEYAGVESRFNHLFNEAMASDARLVMSVLIKNGKGVFEGLNSLVDVGGGTGTVAKAIAHAFPEIACIVFDLPHVIEGCEGSKNLSYVAGDMFNSIPSADAILLKWILHDWSDEDCIKILKKCKEAIPSKENGGRLIIIDMVLMDHNLQKGDHKSYELTQLSIDMLMMAVASGKERSQEDWAKLFSDAGFSDYKIIPILGLRSIIEVYP; encoded by the exons ATGGCATCGGATGATAATATTGGAGATGAAGCTAGAGAAGTACTGGCTGCTCAAGCACATATATGGAACCATACATTCAACTACATCAGCTCCATGTCTCTCAAATGTGCAATTCAACTTGGAATTCCAGATATCatccatagccatggccgaCCAATGATGCTCTCCGATTTGGTGAATGCCCTCCCAATCAACAAAGCCAAAGGGCAGGAATGTATTTACCGTCTCATGAGTATTCTAGTCCATGGAGGCTTCTTTATTCAAACCAAGATTAACGATGAAGAAGGTTATTTACTTACTCCGACTTCACGTCTCCTCCTTAAAGACGAGCCTTTGAGTTTGGTCCCTTTTGTGCAAATGCAATTAGATCCAATTATAATGGATTCATCGCACTCACTCAGCGAATGGTTCAAGAATAGTGACTCGACTCCGTTCAAGACGGCTCATGGCAAGCCGTTTTTCGAATATGCAGGGGTTGAATCTAGGTTTAACCATTTATTTAATGAAGCCATGGCTAGTGATGCCCGATTGGTCATGAGTGTGTTGATTAAAAATGGTAAGGGAGTTTTTGAAGGATTGAACTCATTGGTGGACGTTGGAGGCGGCACTGGAACCGTCGCTAAAGCTATTGCTCACGCATTTCCTGAAATAGCCTGCATTGTTTTCGATCTGCCCCATGTAATTGAAGGATGTGAAGGGAGCAAGAACCTGAGCTATGTCGCAGGAGACATGTTTAACTCCATTCCTTCTGCCGATGCAATTTTACTAAAG TGGATATTACATGACTGGAGCGACGAAGATTGTATCAAAATATTGAAGAAATGTAAAGAAGCAATTCCAAGTAAGGAGAATGGAGGAAGGCTAATCATCATTGACATGGTATTGATGGATCATAACCTACAGAAAGGAGACCACAAGTCATACGAGCTGACCCAACTTTCCATCGACATGCTCATGATGGCTGTCGCTTccggaaaagaaagaagtcaAGAAGATTGGGCAAAACTCTTCTCTGATGCCGGCTTTAGCGACTATAAGATAATTCCTATATTGGGGTTGAGATCTATTATTGAGGTTTATCCTTAA
- the LOC132057592 gene encoding uncharacterized protein LOC132057592 — MNSGTTYGQYGPTYFPPLAYQAIVNSTLLQPNIPTNTQTNNQTNTITPANTNNSYRGPKAKLSFSDFDCNNPRGWIRRCEKFFELYQISPNEKMSYVAVHINKKMDAWFDVYVMEHGGVVTWEGFCLDVCHRYGNIRPMDIVIDFNRLQQWADVESYFNKFEELRFYLMLINPTLNRAYFVYCFVGGLKSDLASMIRASNPQNMIDALEVAKLHEQTLVAIYKNIQPTKVSYSQPKITFPSSPKGTTSQIPKALPPIVTRPQLALPKNPIMETLRDKRGTRELTVVDGEGSGTKEDQEVESTEEPKTLPPNRSCDHAIELITGAGPVNQRPYHYSHEQKDANIVNEILEARTVRPSTSPYGSSLILVKNKDSTWRLCVDYRKLNDITIKNKCPIPVVEDLLNELNGAHFYSKLDLRSGFAQNKVEYLGHVITGDGVNTDFAKIEAMVKWSIPVFIKGLCGFLGLTGCYRRLLQTYAMISKPLTVLLKKGVSSG; from the exons ATGAATTCGGGCACCACATATGGCCAATATGGTCCAACGTATTTTCCTCCTTTAGCTTACCAAGCTATTGTCAATAGTACCTTGTTGCAGCCCAATATTCCAACAAATACTCAGaccaacaatcaaactaatACCATTACGCCAGCAAACACGAATAACTCATATAGAGGTCCAAAAGCTAAATTATCTTTTTCGGATTTCGATTGCAACAACCCTCGAGGTTGGATAAGGAGATGTGAAAAGTTTTTTGAACTATATCAAATTTCTCCTAATGAAAAGATGAGTTACGTAGCTGTGCacatcaacaaaaaaatggaTGCATGGTTTGATGTATACGTAATGGAACATGGTGGAGTGGTGACATGGGAAGGTTTTTGTTTGGATGTTTGTCATAGATATGGTAATATTCGACCAATGGATATTGTCATTGATTTCAATAGGCTTCAACAATGGGCTGATGTCGAGAGTTATTTTAACAAGTTTGAGGAGTTACGTTTTTACTTAATGTTAATTAACCCGACATTAAATAGAGCGTATTTCGTTTATTGTTTTGTTGGGGGGTTAAAATCTGATTTAGCATCAATGATTAGGGCatctaacccacaaaatatgaTAGATGCTCTGGAAGTAGCGAAGTTGCATGAGCAAACTCTTGTGGCTATCTACAAGAACATTCAGCCCACTAAAGTATCATATTCGCAACCTAAGATTACTTTTCCTTCAAGTCCTAAAGGAACTACCTCTCAAATTCCCAAGGCTTTACCACCCATTGTCACACGACCCCAATTGGCATTGCCTAAAAATCCAATAATGGAGACTTTAAGGGATAAAAG GGGAACTAGGGAACTAACGGTTGTAGATGGTGAGGGTTCTGGAACAAAAGAGGATCAAGAGGTGGAGAGTACAGAG GAACCCAAAACACTTCCCCCAAATCGTTCATGTGATCACGCCATTGAATTAATTACAGGGGCAGGACCAGTCAATCAAAGGCCTTACCACTATTCTCATGAACAAAAAGATGCAAATATAGTTAATGAGATATTGGAGGCAAGAACTGTGAGGCCTAGCACCTCTCCTTATGGCTCTTCGctgattttggtcaaaaataaAGATTCTACATGGAGATTATGTGTTGACTACCGTAAGCTCAACGACATAACAATTAAAAACAAGTGTCCAATTCCGGTGGTGGAAGATTTACTTAATGAGCTAAATGGAGCACATTTTTACTCCAAGTTGgatttgagatcggg CTTTGCTCAAAACAAAGTGGAGTATTTGGGTCATGTCATTACGGGGGATGGCGTGAATACTGATTTCGCAAAAATAGAGGCAATGGTGAAATGGTCAATACCAGTTTTCATTAAAGGATTGTGTGGGTTTCTTGGATTAACGGGTTGCTACAGGCGTCTTTTGCAAACTTATGCAATGATTAGCAAGCCGTTGACAGTGCTGTTAAAGAAAGGGGTTTCCAGTGGTTGA